A window of Heptranchias perlo isolate sHepPer1 unplaced genomic scaffold, sHepPer1.hap1 HAP1_SCAFFOLD_134, whole genome shotgun sequence contains these coding sequences:
- the LOC137308604 gene encoding zinc finger protein 239-like, whose amino-acid sequence MEKPWKCGDCGKGFNYPSRLETHRRSHTGERPFTCSVCGEGFTQSFSLLVHQRVHTGERPFTCSVCGEGFTQSFSLLVHQRVHTGERPFTCSVCGKGFTRSSHLLTHQRVHQ is encoded by the coding sequence atggagaaaccgtggaaatgtggggactgtgggaagggattcaattacccatcccggctggaaactcatcgacgcagtcacaccggggagaggccgttcacctgctccgtgtgcggggagggattcactcagtcgttCAGTCTGCTGgtgcaccagcgagttcacactggggagaggccgttcacctgctccgtgtgtggggagggattcactcagtcgttCAGTCTGCTGgtgcaccagcgagttcacaccggggagaggccgttcacctgctccgtgtgcgggaagggattcactcggtcgtcccacctgttgacacaccagcgagttcaccagTGA